GCGGATTGGGTGGCGGCGCCGGTGGCGGCCTGGGGGCCATGATCATGGGCCTCACCATCAAGGCGCAGGCGCCAATCCCCATGGCGCTGACCGCCTGGGTGGGTACGGCCGCAGCGGCACTCGGGTTGGCGCGAATTCTCTACGTTCGGCAGGTGCGCAAGAAGGAGCAGGAGCTGCTGCGGGTCATGGAGCGCATCGTCGCGCGGGTGGAAGGGCGTTCCGGCACCGAGGCCGGCCCATTGCGCGGGGCCAGCGGGCCACCCGCGGCCCTTCCGCCGGGCACTAGCTTTCAGGAATGAGCAAGCACAAGCGACTCCTCGTGGTGGGCGACCGCGTCCTCGTGAAGGTCGAGGACGGCGAGCAGCGCTCGAAGGTTGGCCTCTATCTGCCGCCGACCGCCGTGGACAACCAGGCGGTGCAGGGGGGCGAGATCGTATCCACCGGACCCGGTCTGGCGCTCCCCGACCTCACCGACCAGGGCGACGAACCCTGGCGCATCACCGGCAATGGCCGCGAAGCGCGCTTCGTGCCCATGCAGGCCCAGGTAGGGGATTATGCCCTGTTTTTCCGCAAGGCGGCCGTGGAGATCACCTTCGAGGGGCAGCAGTTCCTCGTGGTGCCGCAGGCCGCCCTGTTGGCCCTCGTGCGTGAACCACGCGAGGACATTCCGGATTACTGAGCAGAGGAGCGTTGGCCGCACGGCGCGCTCCACAGGATTTCTTGCTGCTCATGTCTCTCAACACAGGACCTGACGTCTGATGTATCCGGAACACTTGCTGACCCCCATGCGGGAAGAACTTACCCGTCTCGGCGTGCAGGAACTGCGCACCGCCGACGCGGTGGACGCGCTGCTGAGCAATCACCAGGGCACGGCACTGGTGGTGGTCAACTCCGTCTGCGGCTGCGCGGCGCGCAACGCCCGGCCCGCCGTGGCCATGGCCCTGCAGCACGCCACAAAGCCCGATGCGGCCGTCACGGTGTTTGCGGGCCAGGACGTCGACGCCACGCAACGGGCCCGGGAGTACTTCACCGGCTATCGGCCGTCGTCCCCGAGTATTGCTCTCATGAAGGACGGCGAAGTCGCCTTCATGCTGGAACGGCACCAGATCGAAGGGCGCAGCGCGCAGGAAATCGCCGCGGATCTGGTCAACGCATTCGACGCCACGTGTGGGGTGTCCAGCAATCGCTGAACCGGCGGTCTGGACCGTACGTAGCAGTGGCACAACATCTTGGCGGTTCGTTGCATCTACGACACAGCGTGTTGTGGATATGCAACGACCGCC
This DNA window, taken from Gemmatimonas sp. UBA7669, encodes the following:
- a CDS encoding co-chaperone GroES; amino-acid sequence: MSKHKRLLVVGDRVLVKVEDGEQRSKVGLYLPPTAVDNQAVQGGEIVSTGPGLALPDLTDQGDEPWRITGNGREARFVPMQAQVGDYALFFRKAAVEITFEGQQFLVVPQAALLALVREPREDIPDY
- a CDS encoding BrxA/BrxB family bacilliredoxin, with amino-acid sequence MYPEHLLTPMREELTRLGVQELRTADAVDALLSNHQGTALVVVNSVCGCAARNARPAVAMALQHATKPDAAVTVFAGQDVDATQRAREYFTGYRPSSPSIALMKDGEVAFMLERHQIEGRSAQEIAADLVNAFDATCGVSSNR